Proteins encoded within one genomic window of Pararhizobium capsulatum DSM 1112:
- a CDS encoding autotransporter assembly complex protein TamA: MRKRLPTVSNAYRKTGTALAVLAAVLCGPLSLRDANAFKIFGMSFFENDEEPNEVIDPVNYSLDLETGTADDDLKESLENASRLFQEKDQPVSGNLGLVIRARDDRDRLLAALYENARYGGVISITVNGQDIDSLPPDPVFPAGAPVPVAISVTPGPVFTIGKVTLEGDASGKNPADYDLVAGAQANSTLIIKAGEQVVEDLKEEGRPLAKLTNRAAVADHKTNTVDVDIAAEGGPVAPFGTVTVTGTKTVDPQFVARYSRLDTGRRYSPEEIRKANERLRALGVFASITIKEPTALAPDGSLPLTIEVSEGKHRYFGGGVQYSTTDGFGVQGYWGHRNLFGQAESLKFEGSVNRIGENDISSLDYNAGLIFAKPGAFGPASTFNASLKASLLDPDAYKATIFTGAAGVTYELSDTDTISGGGELSWANVDDAFGKNEYLTAALPFEYVRDTRDNKLNPTEGYRGSINAKPSYEIDGQTFFSSFEGSIAGYYGLGEENGFVLAGRLNAGVIVGGDGLVDIPANRRFYLGGGGTVRGYSYQEISPRNDDDELLGGRSYVNATIEARIGITDTIGLVPFVDVGTVSAKTAPDFSDIKAGAGVGLRYLTPFGPIRLDVAVPLNPYPGGTSYGIYAGIGQSF; the protein is encoded by the coding sequence ATGCGGAAACGTCTGCCGACTGTAAGTAATGCGTATCGGAAGACTGGGACTGCACTTGCGGTTCTGGCGGCGGTGCTCTGTGGACCGCTTTCACTTCGTGACGCCAATGCCTTCAAGATTTTCGGCATGTCCTTCTTCGAGAATGACGAGGAACCGAACGAAGTCATCGATCCCGTCAACTATTCACTCGATCTCGAAACGGGCACGGCCGACGACGATCTGAAGGAATCGCTGGAAAACGCATCCCGCCTGTTCCAGGAAAAGGACCAGCCCGTCTCCGGCAATCTCGGCCTTGTCATCCGGGCGCGCGACGATCGCGACCGACTGCTTGCGGCGCTTTACGAGAATGCTCGTTACGGCGGTGTTATATCGATCACCGTCAACGGGCAGGATATCGACTCGCTGCCGCCGGACCCGGTTTTCCCGGCCGGTGCGCCCGTGCCTGTTGCGATCTCAGTTACCCCCGGCCCGGTCTTTACGATCGGCAAGGTGACGCTTGAAGGCGACGCATCCGGCAAGAACCCGGCCGATTATGATCTCGTAGCGGGCGCGCAAGCCAATTCCACACTGATCATCAAGGCTGGCGAGCAGGTCGTCGAAGACCTGAAGGAAGAAGGCCGGCCTCTGGCAAAGCTCACCAATCGTGCCGCTGTTGCGGATCACAAAACCAACACGGTCGATGTCGACATCGCTGCCGAGGGCGGACCGGTCGCGCCTTTCGGCACTGTGACGGTTACGGGCACCAAGACAGTCGATCCGCAATTCGTCGCCCGCTATTCGCGCCTCGATACCGGCCGCCGCTATTCACCAGAGGAAATCCGCAAGGCCAACGAGCGCCTGCGGGCTCTTGGTGTTTTTGCCAGCATCACCATCAAGGAGCCAACCGCTCTGGCGCCGGATGGTTCGTTGCCCCTGACTATCGAGGTCTCCGAAGGCAAGCACCGTTATTTCGGCGGCGGAGTCCAATATTCAACGACGGACGGTTTCGGCGTCCAGGGCTATTGGGGCCACCGAAACCTGTTCGGCCAGGCCGAATCGCTGAAATTCGAAGGCTCCGTGAACCGGATCGGCGAAAATGACATCAGCTCGCTGGACTACAATGCCGGCCTGATCTTCGCCAAACCCGGCGCCTTTGGCCCGGCTTCGACTTTCAATGCCAGCCTCAAGGCGTCGCTCCTTGATCCGGACGCCTACAAGGCGACGATCTTTACCGGCGCAGCAGGCGTAACCTACGAACTTTCCGATACCGATACCATCTCCGGTGGCGGCGAACTGAGCTGGGCGAATGTCGACGATGCCTTTGGCAAGAACGAATATCTGACCGCGGCGCTGCCCTTCGAATATGTGCGCGACACCCGCGACAACAAGCTCAACCCGACCGAAGGCTATCGCGGCTCGATCAACGCCAAGCCAAGCTATGAAATCGACGGCCAGACCTTCTTCTCGTCCTTCGAAGGCTCGATCGCCGGCTACTACGGTCTCGGCGAGGAAAACGGTTTCGTGCTGGCCGGCCGCCTCAATGCCGGCGTCATCGTCGGCGGCGACGGCCTTGTCGACATTCCGGCCAACCGGCGCTTCTACCTCGGCGGCGGCGGCACCGTGCGCGGCTATTCCTACCAGGAAATCAGTCCGCGAAATGATGACGACGAACTGCTCGGCGGCCGCTCCTATGTAAACGCGACGATCGAGGCACGCATCGGCATAACCGATACGATCGGGCTCGTGCCTTTCGTCGATGTCGGTACGGTCTCGGCCAAGACCGCGCCTGATTTCTCGGATATCAAAGCCGGAGCCGGTGTCGGCCTCAGATACCTGACGCCTTTCGGACCGATCCGTCTCGACGTCGCCGTGCCACTCAATCCCTATCCGGGCGGCACAAGCTACGGAATCTATGCGGGCATCGGCCAATCCTTCTGA
- a CDS encoding chemotaxis protein CheW, whose amino-acid sequence MTNALKMAGFDGETLEIIAFRLHDQEFCVKTTTIREIRGWAPSTPIPHSPPEVIGVMNLRGTVIPIIDLAHKLGMKSTAANERSAIVVAEVHNMVIGLVVDRVSDILTIQGSQVQPVPEITTSFDKSYAEGIIANETGMICFLNLARMFKEREMDDMAA is encoded by the coding sequence ATGACGAATGCACTTAAGATGGCCGGCTTCGACGGCGAAACGCTCGAGATCATCGCGTTCCGCCTGCACGATCAGGAATTCTGCGTCAAGACGACGACGATCCGCGAAATCCGCGGCTGGGCACCGTCCACGCCGATCCCGCATTCGCCGCCGGAAGTCATCGGCGTCATGAACCTGCGCGGCACGGTCATCCCGATCATCGATCTCGCCCACAAGCTCGGCATGAAGAGCACAGCCGCCAACGAGCGCAGCGCCATCGTCGTCGCCGAAGTCCACAACATGGTCATCGGCCTCGTCGTCGACCGCGTGTCGGACATCCTGACGATCCAGGGCAGTCAAGTACAGCCGGTTCCTGAAATCACCACATCCTTCGACAAGAGCTATGCGGAAGGCATCATCGCCAACGAGACCGGCATGATCTGCTTCCTCAACCTTGCGCGCATGTTCAAGGAACGCGAGATGGACGACATGGCCGCCTGA
- a CDS encoding translocation/assembly module TamB domain-containing protein, whose translation MNRLVRILKAALRWFAYVIGVAVVAVVLVFLFAGFTAPGARMVATLIEKYASTPDQIVRITDPSALLTGDFTASTVTLFDSKGVYAEIRDVAIDWSPTALFSSRFDAQLIKAGSARLERLPIPSQETKEVRSTFALPLDVKIAALDLPEIVTGKEIAGTDQFLSLTGNLDATNTSIATSLAVAQRDQPDAKAIADIVFNPSANTLKLDATVNDISGGLLSRALELPGTPAVQIAVKGEGPLSDWAGKATASLDGTQILDLNARHIAGADGSRNVALTGGGTFASLLPENLRPLFEGNTDIDLAAVLYGGTRISIERGTLSSGALDIAASGTYDTAGKNDLQATLSGKNGPVELTIAGRQGDTKLAVNSAMLSLDGQADAAKLQLSANLAKATLPQGEIDAISLKARSDSFDLAGRNGPLQAHVETGAIRLGDPNLARLVKGPAKIDATLSVTPESIGFNPVTLESASVGGTLSGAYNLATGALETDFKLFALPDTLPPAIAAKVDTTIAATGKLQLAEGGAVSVSNLAVKSGTLELAGNATLEAGNLTAAITGTLPDLGKLLADASGTAAFKIDTSGAIATLGIKAEITSDGATLAGRTLSNLVVTANGTANPSSPLADITATGAIDGQTIDVKANLASDNNNITIPTMEATIGNNKLNGSLSLTPDFQPNGQLTFNLPDLALLAAMAGQKATGDLAGSVAIESSNGKTSATIRANGSGIERDGLKVVKPVADISIADLKALAITGTVSADEIVQGENRLTALKLGFAQQAGKTDFTLNGSYDETPLSASGALSSSQGRAEIALQSLTATLKGIPITLPASTAVAFENGAVQLKDLAIATKGGTLTVNGTAGQSLDLTATLVGTPQVEFTIPQEGGEIRTLINGATATLKGPLDALAIDATADVASLSLPQGEIGSVTLKAHSDAFNVSAQSGVITTRIDVGTARFADANIDRVVKAPIAIDTRLNIANRVIAFEPVTIDGTNLDGALNGRFALDGNMLSTTFSLEALPGALPPAAAAKFDAPIAITGRLATGQDGAVDVSNLQVKSTTVEAAGSVSLKSGQLQAALAGEVPNLGKVLADASGVARFKIDATGPLETPTIKAEITSSGATMAGRTLSDLVASIDATANPDSPQAKISATGAISGQAINVKADLVSKDGRTSIPTLEARIGDNTLTGSVNFTQDLKPNGSVTFNFPDVALLAAMAGEKASGDIAGSATIQTTDGKTSIALKASGSGIKRGDLVISKPAADITIADLSALAIHGNLSVEAFSQGVNRLTGLKLDFDQQGPKTNVSLDGNYDGAPLSLRGDVLSAAGKTTVNLASFSAAPRKIPVRLAKPTTITVQNSAVTLDTLTIGASGGTVTVNGTAGDKLGLDIKIAALPAALINTFVPSLGAEGAISGTVGVKGTTAAPAVSYDLDWNNANVAQARSAGVGALNIKANGQFANNTVDVRTTMSGAGGLSFRGGGKVGIAGNRAISMKFDGDLPFSLLSAILSQQGFTLTGNAKVDVAIAGTASAPLVTGTITTSGARFVDVRRNLAITNLAANVALDGRQARINELGGRLASGGNVSATGTVGIQPGSGFPADLSIRLDNANYIDGTLLTAHIDGTVTIKGSLIASPVVGGKVTITKAAITIPEKLPPSLSEIDIKHRHAPADVRRMQADLTKDTGGGGKSSGINFDLIVSAPNHLFIRGRGIDAELGGDLTIRGTASQPVVAGGFEMRRGRLEILGKRLTFTDGNITFGGDLVPALDLDATSSAGSTTITVNVGGLANNPTVTFASSPALPQDEILAQLIFNRSLSNLSAFQIAQLASAVAELAGGRSNSLLSGLRNKLGVDDLDISTDASGGAQVTAGKYLNDRTYLELQSGSEAGGGKAIINLDVGRGVKLRGEAGAEGTGGGIFYEKEY comes from the coding sequence ATGAATCGTCTGGTCCGCATCCTCAAAGCCGCTTTACGCTGGTTTGCCTATGTCATCGGCGTCGCTGTCGTCGCAGTTGTGCTCGTTTTCCTGTTTGCCGGCTTCACCGCACCTGGCGCCCGCATGGTCGCGACGCTGATCGAGAAATATGCCTCTACCCCTGACCAGATCGTCCGCATCACCGACCCGAGCGCGCTGCTGACTGGCGATTTCACCGCTTCGACCGTCACCCTCTTCGACAGCAAGGGCGTCTATGCCGAAATCCGCGACGTCGCCATCGACTGGTCGCCGACGGCCCTGTTTTCGTCCCGTTTCGACGCCCAGTTGATCAAGGCCGGCTCGGCGCGGCTGGAGCGTCTGCCGATTCCATCACAGGAAACCAAGGAAGTCCGCTCGACCTTTGCGCTTCCACTCGATGTCAAGATCGCCGCACTCGACCTGCCGGAGATCGTCACTGGCAAGGAGATTGCGGGGACCGACCAGTTCCTCAGCCTCACCGGCAATCTCGATGCCACCAATACCAGCATTGCAACGTCCCTTGCCGTAGCGCAGCGCGACCAGCCGGACGCAAAAGCCATCGCCGATATCGTTTTCAATCCCTCCGCCAATACGCTGAAGCTCGACGCGACGGTCAACGATATCAGCGGCGGACTGCTTTCTCGGGCATTGGAGCTGCCGGGCACACCCGCCGTGCAGATCGCCGTCAAGGGCGAAGGCCCGCTTTCCGACTGGGCCGGCAAGGCAACTGCCTCGCTCGACGGCACACAGATTCTGGACCTGAATGCACGTCATATTGCCGGGGCGGACGGTAGCCGCAACGTGGCCCTGACCGGTGGCGGCACCTTCGCCTCGCTGCTGCCGGAAAACCTGCGTCCGCTCTTCGAGGGCAATACCGACATCGACCTTGCCGCAGTGCTTTATGGTGGCACCCGCATCAGCATCGAACGCGGCACGCTCTCGAGCGGCGCGCTCGATATCGCCGCCTCCGGCACTTATGACACTGCCGGCAAGAATGACCTGCAGGCAACGCTATCCGGAAAGAATGGTCCGGTTGAGCTCACCATCGCCGGCCGGCAAGGCGACACGAAACTCGCGGTCAATTCGGCGATGCTTTCACTGGATGGCCAGGCGGACGCCGCAAAGCTGCAATTGTCCGCCAACCTGGCGAAAGCAACGCTTCCACAGGGCGAAATCGACGCTATTTCGCTCAAGGCCCGGAGCGACAGCTTCGACCTCGCGGGTCGTAACGGCCCGCTTCAGGCCCATGTCGAGACCGGCGCCATCCGTCTTGGCGATCCCAACCTCGCCCGCCTCGTCAAGGGACCGGCAAAGATTGATGCCACGCTCTCGGTCACCCCCGAAAGCATCGGCTTCAACCCCGTCACGCTGGAAAGCGCCAGCGTCGGCGGCACGCTCAGCGGCGCCTACAATCTGGCCACCGGCGCGCTTGAGACGGATTTCAAGCTCTTTGCCCTGCCCGACACGCTGCCGCCGGCAATTGCTGCCAAGGTCGACACCACGATCGCCGCAACCGGCAAGCTGCAACTGGCTGAAGGGGGGGCGGTTTCCGTCAGCAATCTCGCCGTCAAATCCGGCACACTGGAACTTGCCGGCAATGCTACGCTCGAGGCCGGCAACCTGACCGCCGCCATCACGGGCACCCTTCCCGATCTCGGCAAGCTGCTTGCCGACGCAAGCGGCACCGCCGCCTTCAAGATTGATACATCAGGTGCGATCGCGACCCTCGGCATCAAGGCCGAAATTACCTCTGATGGCGCGACCCTTGCCGGCCGTACCTTGAGCAACCTCGTTGTCACCGCCAATGGCACGGCCAATCCAAGCAGCCCGCTTGCTGACATCACCGCGACCGGCGCGATCGACGGGCAGACTATTGACGTCAAGGCGAACCTCGCCTCCGATAACAACAACATCACCATCCCGACGATGGAAGCGACGATCGGCAACAACAAGCTCAACGGCTCGCTGTCGTTAACGCCCGATTTCCAGCCGAACGGACAGCTCACCTTCAACCTTCCCGACCTCGCTCTGCTTGCGGCCATGGCCGGCCAGAAGGCGACGGGCGATCTGGCCGGCTCGGTCGCTATCGAAAGCAGCAACGGCAAAACCTCCGCCACCATCAGGGCGAACGGCTCCGGTATCGAGCGCGACGGGTTGAAAGTCGTCAAGCCGGTTGCCGATATCTCGATTGCAGACCTCAAGGCGCTGGCCATAACCGGCACAGTTTCGGCAGACGAGATCGTTCAGGGCGAAAACCGACTTACGGCATTGAAGCTCGGTTTTGCGCAACAGGCCGGCAAAACCGACTTCACCCTTAACGGCAGCTATGACGAAACGCCACTTTCGGCATCCGGCGCACTCTCAAGCAGCCAGGGCCGCGCCGAAATTGCGCTGCAGTCGCTCACCGCGACGCTGAAGGGTATACCGATCACTCTCCCCGCATCGACAGCGGTGGCTTTCGAGAACGGCGCCGTTCAGCTCAAGGATCTCGCAATCGCCACCAAGGGCGGCACACTGACCGTCAACGGCACCGCCGGCCAGTCGCTCGATCTGACCGCAACCCTTGTTGGCACCCCACAGGTCGAATTCACGATCCCGCAGGAAGGCGGCGAAATCCGCACCCTGATCAACGGCGCGACCGCGACACTCAAGGGCCCACTCGATGCGCTCGCCATCGATGCCACCGCCGACGTTGCGAGCCTCTCCTTGCCGCAGGGCGAAATCGGCTCCGTCACCCTAAAAGCCCATAGCGACGCCTTCAATGTTTCTGCGCAGAGCGGTGTGATCACCACCCGCATCGATGTTGGAACGGCACGGTTTGCCGATGCCAATATCGACCGGGTTGTCAAGGCACCCATCGCCATCGACACCCGCCTGAACATCGCCAACCGTGTCATCGCCTTCGAGCCCGTCACAATCGACGGCACCAATCTCGATGGCGCATTGAATGGGCGGTTTGCGCTCGATGGCAACATGCTCTCGACCACCTTCTCGCTGGAGGCGCTTCCCGGCGCCCTGCCACCGGCAGCCGCAGCCAAGTTCGATGCGCCCATCGCCATCACGGGCCGGCTCGCGACCGGGCAGGACGGCGCGGTCGACGTCAGCAACCTTCAGGTCAAGTCGACGACCGTCGAAGCGGCCGGTTCGGTTTCTTTGAAATCCGGCCAGCTTCAGGCAGCATTGGCTGGCGAAGTGCCGAACCTGGGCAAGGTTCTTGCCGATGCCTCCGGTGTCGCACGCTTCAAGATCGACGCGACCGGTCCGCTTGAAACGCCGACCATCAAGGCCGAAATCACATCGAGCGGCGCAACCATGGCCGGCCGCACCCTAAGCGATCTGGTAGCAAGCATCGATGCAACCGCCAATCCCGACAGCCCACAGGCGAAGATCAGCGCGACAGGCGCGATCAGCGGCCAGGCGATCAACGTGAAGGCAGATCTCGTTTCCAAGGACGGCCGCACGAGCATCCCGACACTCGAAGCCCGCATCGGCGACAACACGCTGACCGGCTCGGTCAATTTCACCCAGGACCTTAAACCCAACGGTTCCGTCACCTTCAACTTCCCGGATGTCGCCCTGCTGGCGGCCATGGCCGGCGAGAAGGCGAGTGGCGACATCGCCGGCTCAGCGACAATCCAAACCACGGACGGCAAGACCTCCATCGCCCTCAAAGCGAGCGGCAGCGGCATCAAGCGCGGTGACCTCGTGATTTCGAAGCCTGCCGCCGATATCACCATCGCCGATCTTTCGGCCCTGGCGATCCACGGCAATCTCTCCGTCGAAGCCTTCTCCCAAGGGGTCAACCGCCTCACCGGCCTGAAGCTTGATTTCGACCAGCAGGGACCGAAGACCAATGTCAGCCTGGACGGCAACTACGACGGTGCGCCACTCAGCCTGCGCGGCGACGTCCTCAGCGCGGCCGGCAAGACGACCGTCAATCTCGCCTCGTTCTCGGCTGCTCCACGCAAGATCCCGGTCAGGCTGGCGAAGCCGACGACCATCACGGTTCAAAACAGCGCCGTAACACTGGACACACTGACCATTGGCGCGTCCGGCGGCACGGTGACGGTCAATGGAACGGCTGGTGACAAGCTCGGCCTCGACATCAAGATCGCCGCGCTGCCGGCAGCGCTCATCAACACCTTCGTCCCGTCGCTCGGCGCGGAAGGCGCGATCAGCGGTACTGTCGGTGTCAAGGGAACCACGGCTGCCCCAGCCGTCTCCTATGACCTCGACTGGAACAATGCCAATGTCGCCCAGGCCCGCAGCGCCGGAGTCGGTGCCTTGAATATCAAGGCCAACGGCCAGTTCGCCAACAACACCGTCGATGTCCGAACAACGATGTCGGGCGCGGGCGGACTTTCCTTCCGCGGTGGCGGCAAGGTCGGTATCGCGGGCAACCGCGCGATCTCGATGAAATTCGATGGCGACCTGCCCTTCTCGCTGCTCTCGGCCATCCTCTCGCAACAGGGCTTCACACTGACCGGCAACGCCAAAGTCGATGTCGCCATCGCCGGTACGGCAAGCGCCCCGCTCGTCACCGGCACGATCACGACTTCCGGCGCGCGTTTCGTCGATGTGCGTCGTAACCTCGCGATCACCAACCTTGCGGCGAATGTCGCGCTCGATGGCCGCCAGGCCCGCATCAACGAACTCGGTGGCCGCCTTGCCAGTGGCGGCAATGTATCGGCAACCGGCACAGTCGGCATCCAGCCCGGCTCCGGCTTCCCGGCGGATCTTTCCATCCGCCTCGACAACGCCAATTATATCGACGGCACTCTGCTCACTGCCCATATCGACGGCACCGTCACGATCAAGGGTTCGCTCATTGCCTCGCCGGTTGTCGGCGGCAAGGTGACGATCACCAAGGCGGCGATCACCATTCCGGAAAAACTGCCGCCATCGCTTTCGGAAATCGACATCAAGCATCGGCATGCGCCAGCGGATGTCCGCCGTATGCAGGCCGACCTCACCAAGGACACGGGCGGCGGCGGCAAGAGCAGCGGCATCAATTTCGATCTCATCGTCAGCGCACCGAATCACCTGTTCATCCGCGGCCGCGGCATAGATGCCGAACTGGGCGGCGATCTGACGATTCGCGGCACGGCCTCTCAGCCGGTCGTTGCCGGCGGGTTCGAAATGCGCCGCGGACGGCTCGAAATTCTCGGCAAACGCCTGACATTCACCGACGGCAACATCACTTTCGGCGGCGATCTCGTTCCGGCACTCGATCTCGATGCCACCTCTTCAGCAGGATCCACGACGATCACCGTCAATGTCGGCGGCCTTGCCAACAATCCGACCGTGACCTTCGCGTCGTCGCCCGCTTTGCCGCAGGACGAAATCCTGGCGCAGCTGATCTTCAACCGTTCCCTGTCGAACCTCTCGGCCTTTCAGATCGCCCAGCTCGCCAGCGCCGTCGCCGAGCTTGCCGGCGGCCGGTCAAACTCGCTGCTGAGTGGGCTGCGCAACAAGCTCGGGGTCGATGACCTGGACATTTCCACCGACGCCAGCGGCGGCGCACAGGTTACAGCCGGCAAATACCTGAATGATCGGACCTATCTCGAACTGCAGTCCGGCTCGGAAGCCGGCGGCGGCAAAGCGATCATCAATCTCGACGTCGGCCGCGGCGTGAAGCTGCGTGGCGAAGCCGGTGCCGAAGGAACCGGCGGAGGGATTTTCTATGAGAAGGAATACTAA
- a CDS encoding GlxA family transcriptional regulator produces the protein MAVGEAAEIGIVIYPEAQRAAIHGLTDLFHVANLISEEQGGRAPSKMRVSHWELSADGGSVEKVFDSHPGPSLGLVALILPPSLTNLPVGERMGAFPGWIRQQHSAGTTICSICGGAYLMAESGLLEGRSATTHWTHSDLISGKFPGIKVDVTKLIIDDGDIITAGAMMAWIDLGLKLVARFMSPSIQLATARFMLVDPAGREQTFYSTFAPKLHHGDDAILKIQHWLQARHTEKITIEMMADRAGLGERTFLRRFHKATGMNPTEYCQQLRIAKARELLEISSIKVEQIAWQIGYEDPGAFRKIFRKILGLSPGEYRRRFFVGEDAALA, from the coding sequence ATGGCGGTGGGAGAAGCAGCAGAGATCGGTATCGTCATCTATCCCGAGGCCCAGCGGGCCGCGATCCACGGGCTGACGGATCTGTTCCATGTCGCCAATCTGATTAGCGAGGAGCAGGGCGGGCGCGCACCGTCGAAGATGCGCGTCAGCCATTGGGAGCTCTCCGCCGACGGTGGCTCGGTTGAGAAAGTATTCGACAGCCACCCCGGCCCAAGTCTTGGCCTCGTCGCGCTGATCCTGCCGCCCAGCCTTACCAACCTGCCGGTCGGCGAGCGTATGGGTGCCTTCCCCGGCTGGATCAGGCAGCAACATTCAGCCGGTACGACGATCTGCTCGATCTGCGGCGGCGCCTATCTGATGGCGGAATCGGGATTGCTCGAGGGTCGCTCGGCGACCACCCACTGGACCCATTCCGACCTGATCTCGGGCAAGTTTCCCGGCATCAAGGTCGATGTGACGAAGCTGATCATCGATGACGGCGACATCATCACCGCCGGCGCGATGATGGCCTGGATCGATCTGGGCCTGAAACTCGTCGCCCGCTTCATGAGCCCCAGCATCCAGCTTGCCACGGCGCGTTTCATGCTGGTCGATCCGGCGGGCCGCGAGCAGACCTTCTACAGCACGTTTGCGCCGAAGCTGCACCACGGCGACGATGCGATCCTGAAGATCCAGCACTGGCTGCAGGCCCGTCACACCGAAAAGATCACCATAGAGATGATGGCGGATCGCGCCGGGCTTGGAGAGCGTACCTTCCTGCGCCGCTTCCACAAGGCGACCGGCATGAACCCGACGGAATATTGCCAGCAGCTCCGGATCGCCAAGGCGCGGGAGCTGCTCGAGATTTCCAGCATCAAGGTGGAGCAGATCGCATGGCAGATCGGCTACGAGGACCCTGGCGCCTTTCGCAAGATCTTTCGCAAGATCCTCGGCCTGTCACCGGGCGAATACCGCCGCCGCTTCTTCGTTGGCGAGGATGCGGCGCTCGCCTGA
- a CDS encoding GNAT family N-acetyltransferase, producing the protein MSDVVILTVPVFSMLGNAGLNLRREVFVREQHVPADEEFDADDLTAIHFIAIKDGEVCGVLRFITKPEHVKIGRVVVRQDYRGEGIAKVMMKAAMETVIAQNDRRFHLDAQVDKVGFYEKFGFAAYGPEFMDGGMPHRAMKTY; encoded by the coding sequence ATGAGCGATGTCGTCATCCTGACTGTGCCTGTTTTCAGCATGCTCGGCAATGCCGGGCTCAACCTGCGTCGCGAAGTCTTCGTGCGGGAGCAACATGTGCCTGCTGATGAAGAGTTCGATGCCGACGACCTCACAGCTATCCATTTCATCGCCATCAAGGACGGCGAGGTTTGCGGGGTGCTCCGGTTCATCACAAAACCCGAACATGTCAAAATTGGCCGGGTAGTGGTGCGTCAGGACTATCGCGGTGAAGGCATCGCAAAGGTCATGATGAAGGCAGCCATGGAGACCGTGATTGCCCAGAACGACAGGCGCTTTCATCTCGACGCACAGGTCGACAAGGTCGGTTTCTACGAAAAATTTGGTTTCGCAGCCTATGGGCCGGAATTCATGGACGGGGGTATGCCCCACCGCGCCATGAAAACCTACTGA
- a CDS encoding alpha/beta fold hydrolase codes for MASKIITRDGVEIYYKDWGPKDGAVVVLSHGWPLTADSWEAQAFHLAQNGFRVITHDRRGHGRSSQPWDGNDMDHYADDLSDLIEQLDLKDIFLAGFSTGGGEISRYIGRHGTSRIKKAGLISAVPPLMVKTDKNPGGLPKEVFDGIQAASLKDRSQLYKDIASGPFFGFNRPGAKASQGMIDSFWLQGMMGGHKNTYDSVVAFSQTDFTEDLKKFDIPTIIIHGDDDQIVPIDAAARASKKLVPHAVLKVYTGAPHGITDTHKDQLNADLLEFAKS; via the coding sequence ATGGCATCGAAGATCATTACCCGCGACGGCGTTGAAATCTACTACAAGGACTGGGGTCCGAAGGATGGCGCAGTCGTCGTGCTCAGCCATGGCTGGCCGCTGACGGCAGACAGCTGGGAGGCGCAGGCCTTCCACCTCGCCCAGAACGGTTTCCGTGTCATCACCCATGACCGCCGCGGCCACGGCCGCTCCTCCCAGCCCTGGGATGGCAACGACATGGATCACTATGCCGACGACCTTTCGGACCTGATCGAGCAGCTGGACCTCAAGGACATTTTCCTCGCCGGCTTCTCCACCGGCGGCGGCGAGATCAGCCGCTATATCGGCCGCCACGGCACGAGCCGGATCAAGAAGGCCGGCCTCATCTCCGCCGTACCGCCGCTGATGGTCAAGACCGACAAGAACCCCGGCGGCCTGCCGAAGGAAGTGTTCGACGGCATCCAGGCCGCAAGCCTCAAGGATCGCTCGCAGCTCTACAAGGACATCGCTTCGGGTCCGTTCTTCGGCTTTAATCGTCCCGGCGCCAAGGCCTCACAGGGCATGATCGACAGCTTCTGGCTGCAGGGCATGATGGGCGGTCACAAGAACACCTATGACTCGGTGGTCGCCTTCTCCCAGACGGACTTCACCGAAGACCTCAAGAAGTTCGACATCCCGACGATCATCATCCACGGCGACGACGACCAGATCGTGCCGATCGATGCCGCCGCCCGCGCCTCCAAGAAGCTGGTGCCGCACGCAGTCCTAAAAGTCTATACGGGCGCCCCGCACGGTATTACCGATACGCACAAGGACCAGCTGAACGCCGATCTGCTGGAATTCGCGAAGTCTTAA